From Bacillus pumilus, one genomic window encodes:
- a CDS encoding class I SAM-dependent methyltransferase, which produces MNSDQAKRRVVEQFGRNAEKYVTSQTHAKGADLDLIVEWAAPEKSWIVLDIATGGGHTAKALAPYVNQVFATDLTKEMLSNTSLHLKAYPQIFYVVADAESLPFLDGTFDMVTCRIAAHHFPHPEQFAKEASRVLKSNGLFFFIDNVSPNDEELALFINQLERLRDPSHVSCLSTEQWRKLFLEEGIKEVRSMERKKRYPFQEWVKRTTKTLKEEEIVTEYLLDANEKIKQYYRLKMTEEKIESIEVDDWIALFRKG; this is translated from the coding sequence ATGAATTCAGATCAGGCTAAAAGAAGAGTTGTAGAACAATTTGGGAGAAATGCAGAAAAGTATGTGACGAGTCAAACTCATGCAAAGGGAGCAGACCTAGATCTAATTGTTGAATGGGCAGCTCCAGAAAAAAGCTGGATCGTACTCGATATAGCAACAGGTGGCGGGCATACCGCAAAAGCACTGGCTCCATATGTGAATCAAGTGTTTGCGACAGATTTAACGAAAGAGATGCTTTCTAATACATCACTTCATTTAAAAGCGTATCCACAAATTTTTTATGTAGTAGCGGATGCAGAAAGCCTTCCTTTTTTAGATGGAACATTTGATATGGTCACATGCCGAATTGCAGCACACCATTTCCCGCACCCTGAACAGTTCGCCAAAGAGGCGTCTCGCGTATTAAAGTCAAATGGTCTGTTTTTCTTTATTGATAATGTTTCGCCAAATGATGAAGAGCTTGCACTATTTATCAATCAGCTAGAACGATTGAGAGACCCAAGTCATGTGTCCTGTCTATCTACAGAACAATGGAGGAAATTGTTTTTAGAAGAGGGAATAAAAGAAGTAAGATCAATGGAACGAAAAAAACGTTATCCTTTTCAAGAATGGGTCAAGCGCACAACGAAAACTTTAAAGGAAGAAGAGATTGTTACAGAATACTTGTTAGATGCTAACGAGAAAATAAAGCAATATTATAGATTAAAAATGACAGAGGAAAAAATAGAATCAATAGAGGTGGATGACTGGATCGCTCTTTTCAGGAAAGGATAA
- the fdhA gene encoding formaldehyde dehydrogenase, glutathione-independent, translating to MSGNKGVVYKGAGNVAVEDIGYPDLILRDGPGVPKANVGRKCEHGVILKVVTTNICGSDQHMVRGRTTAPAGLVLGHEITGEVVEVGRDVEFIQKGDFVSVPFNIACGRCVMCKEQKTHVCLNVNPDRPGSAYGYVDMGGWVGGQSEYVMVPYADFQLLKFPDKDQAMEKILDLTMLSDIFPTGFHGAYTAGVKPGSTVYIAGAGPVGLAAAHSAQLLGASAVIVGDLNEQRLEQARSFGCETINLRKHDRIGEQITNILGEPEVDCAVDCVGFEASGHGDQGEAPATVLNTIMDITKVGGKLGIPGLYVTEDPGAVDADAKVGSLKVRIGLGWAKAHTFVTGQTPVMQYHRSLMKSILSGRAQIAKAVNATVINLDQAPQGYSDFDSGVAKKFVIDPHGMLSR from the coding sequence ATGTCGGGAAACAAAGGTGTCGTTTATAAAGGAGCAGGAAATGTAGCAGTTGAGGATATTGGATACCCTGATTTGATTTTAAGAGATGGCCCGGGTGTACCGAAAGCCAATGTGGGGCGCAAATGTGAGCATGGCGTCATTTTAAAAGTAGTGACGACGAATATTTGCGGAAGTGACCAGCACATGGTGAGAGGGCGTACCACTGCGCCTGCAGGACTAGTCCTTGGTCATGAAATTACAGGTGAAGTCGTTGAGGTTGGACGAGATGTGGAGTTTATTCAAAAAGGAGACTTCGTGTCCGTTCCATTTAATATTGCTTGTGGACGCTGCGTCATGTGCAAGGAACAAAAAACTCATGTGTGCTTAAATGTAAACCCGGACCGTCCAGGCTCTGCCTATGGATACGTCGATATGGGCGGATGGGTTGGCGGTCAATCCGAGTACGTCATGGTCCCATATGCAGATTTTCAGCTGCTCAAATTTCCAGACAAAGATCAAGCGATGGAGAAAATACTTGATCTGACGATGCTTTCCGATATTTTCCCGACAGGTTTTCACGGTGCTTATACGGCTGGAGTAAAGCCTGGTTCGACTGTATATATTGCTGGTGCCGGGCCAGTAGGTCTTGCCGCAGCACATTCCGCTCAGCTCCTTGGCGCCTCTGCTGTAATTGTCGGTGATTTGAATGAACAAAGGCTGGAGCAGGCCAGAAGCTTTGGCTGTGAGACGATCAATTTAAGAAAACATGATCGAATCGGTGAACAAATCACGAATATCTTAGGAGAGCCAGAAGTTGACTGTGCCGTCGATTGTGTCGGCTTTGAAGCGTCAGGTCATGGAGATCAAGGAGAAGCACCTGCAACCGTTTTAAATACAATTATGGATATTACCAAAGTTGGCGGTAAGCTCGGAATCCCAGGGCTCTACGTCACAGAAGACCCAGGTGCAGTGGATGCCGATGCAAAAGTTGGATCTCTGAAAGTGCGAATTGGACTTGGCTGGGCAAAAGCCCATACCTTTGTGACAGGTCAAACCCCTGTCATGCAATATCACCGCAGTCTAATGAAATCCATTTTAAGCGGAAGAGCACAAATCGCCAAAGCGGTGAATGCGACCGTCATTAACCTTGATCAAGCTCCTCAAGGATACAGCGACTTTGATTCGGGTGTGGCGAAGAAATTTGTCATTGACCCGCACGGAATGCTTTCTCGATAA
- a CDS encoding class I SAM-dependent methyltransferase, with protein sequence MIQSWIGKQMREPKGLFSKWVARYMEKNHHNINEWTIQLLNIQENDRILEIGTGRGMTLSKVAEKLDRGKVYGVDASRHMIKYAKRKHKKLVEQDKAVVTLGKAEHLPFEDRSFNKLFTVQTIYYLKDIEQVMKEVYRVLQVDGEVFLSFQQQELMKEQKRSQSFSSYSEQEISRLFSAYHFREVSVYHYDTYICIKALK encoded by the coding sequence TTGATTCAAAGCTGGATTGGAAAACAAATGAGGGAACCAAAAGGCTTGTTCTCAAAATGGGTTGCCCGCTATATGGAAAAAAATCATCATAATATCAATGAATGGACGATTCAACTCTTAAATATACAAGAAAACGACCGAATTTTAGAAATCGGAACTGGAAGAGGCATGACATTATCGAAGGTAGCAGAAAAACTTGATCGCGGTAAAGTATATGGAGTGGATGCCTCTCGTCATATGATCAAATATGCAAAAAGAAAACATAAGAAGCTTGTAGAACAGGATAAAGCCGTCGTGACTCTTGGTAAAGCTGAGCATTTACCTTTTGAAGACAGATCATTCAATAAATTATTTACGGTACAGACCATCTATTACTTGAAGGATATTGAACAGGTCATGAAGGAAGTGTACCGCGTCCTTCAAGTGGATGGAGAAGTATTCTTATCTTTCCAACAGCAGGAACTGATGAAGGAACAAAAACGGTCACAATCTTTTTCATCGTATAGTGAACAAGAGATCAGCCGCCTATTTTCAGCGTATCACTTTAGAGAAGTTTCGGTTTATCACTATGATACATACATCTGTATCAAAGCGTTAAAATGA
- a CDS encoding YrzI family small protein — MTIHLFFITLTIQRKYKDIETVLYEQQVETFYEEMKQKQLKYMN, encoded by the coding sequence ATGACAATCCATTTATTCTTTATTACATTGACGATTCAGCGTAAATACAAAGACATTGAGACCGTTCTTTATGAACAACAAGTCGAAACATTTTATGAAGAAATGAAGCAGAAACAACTAAAGTATATGAACTAA
- a CDS encoding YrhC family protein, which translates to MKKKWSGLVTDYKQYAFILLAVSTFLYIGTIIPNQHIEASPKMLMMGIDCVFLLAAFLCVRRAIFFQKKLQELDED; encoded by the coding sequence GTGAAGAAAAAGTGGAGTGGTTTAGTGACAGATTACAAGCAGTACGCTTTTATTTTGCTTGCTGTCAGCACCTTTTTATATATTGGTACGATCATACCGAACCAGCACATCGAAGCATCTCCAAAAATGCTGATGATGGGAATTGATTGTGTTTTCTTATTAGCAGCTTTTCTTTGTGTCAGACGCGCGATCTTTTTTCAAAAGAAACTGCAAGAACTAGATGAAGATTAA
- a CDS encoding bifunctional cystathionine gamma-lyase/homocysteine desulfhydrase codes for MKPKTMMIHSGTTGDEKTGAVSVPIYQVSTYKQPKAGEHTGYEYSRTANPTRTALETVIRDLEGGANGYAFGSGMAAITAVMMLFNSGDHIVLTDDVYGGTYRVITKVLNRIGIHATFVDTSDPEAVKKAILPETKAVYIESPTNPLLKMTDLKAIGQLTKEANILMIVDNTFFTPYFQKPIEYGADIVLHSATKYLGGHSDVVGGLVVTATKELGEELHFVQNSTGGILGPQDSWLLMRGIKTLGLRMEAHQQNAQKIAEFLEQHPAVTRVYYPGLGAHPGHELAKTQASGFGGMISFDIGKEEHVDVFLSQLKLFTIAESLGAVESLISVPARMTHASIPKDRREELGITDGLIRISVGIEDVDDLLNDMKQGLNALVNG; via the coding sequence ATGAAACCAAAAACAATGATGATACACAGCGGAACAACTGGTGATGAAAAAACGGGAGCTGTGTCTGTGCCTATATATCAAGTGAGCACATATAAGCAGCCGAAAGCAGGCGAACATACAGGATATGAATATTCTAGAACAGCGAATCCAACAAGAACGGCACTTGAAACCGTCATTCGTGATCTTGAAGGGGGAGCAAACGGCTACGCATTCGGTTCAGGGATGGCTGCCATTACGGCAGTCATGATGCTGTTTAACAGCGGAGATCATATTGTCCTGACAGATGACGTGTACGGCGGAACTTACCGCGTCATTACAAAGGTACTAAACCGTATTGGCATTCATGCGACCTTCGTGGACACAAGTGATCCTGAAGCGGTGAAAAAAGCAATTTTACCCGAAACAAAAGCGGTTTACATTGAATCACCAACCAATCCTTTACTGAAAATGACTGATCTCAAAGCGATCGGCCAATTGACAAAAGAAGCCAACATCTTAATGATTGTTGATAATACATTTTTTACACCTTATTTCCAAAAACCGATTGAATATGGGGCGGACATTGTCCTCCATAGTGCCACTAAATATTTAGGCGGCCACAGTGATGTCGTAGGCGGGCTTGTTGTAACAGCGACGAAAGAGCTTGGAGAAGAACTTCATTTTGTTCAAAATTCTACAGGTGGAATTCTTGGACCGCAGGATTCATGGCTTCTCATGAGAGGGATCAAAACGCTTGGACTAAGAATGGAAGCACATCAACAAAATGCGCAGAAAATCGCTGAGTTTCTAGAACAACATCCAGCGGTCACACGTGTTTATTACCCAGGTCTTGGTGCTCACCCTGGACATGAACTTGCGAAAACGCAAGCATCCGGCTTCGGCGGAATGATCTCTTTTGATATTGGAAAAGAAGAACATGTCGATGTGTTTTTAAGCCAGCTTAAGCTGTTTACAATCGCAGAAAGCCTTGGAGCGGTTGAAAGCTTAATCTCTGTTCCTGCTCGAATGACTCATGCGTCCATTCCGAAAGATCGCCGGGAGGAGCTTGGCATCACTGATGGTTTAATTCGTATATCCGTTGGGATTGAAGATGTGGATGATTTACTGAATGATATGAAGCAAGGACTAAACGCACTAGTGAATGGATAG
- a CDS encoding PLP-dependent cysteine synthase family protein, translating to MAVIKDITELIGRTPLLKLSGIGIPDGVEVYAKLEMMNPGGSIKDRLGDMLIREALASGKLRPGGTIIEATAGNTGIGLALSARKHQLRTIFCVPEHFSQEKQQLMKALGAEIIHTPRKEGMKGAIDRALELEASLDNAYCVLQFKNQVNPLTYYKTLGPELWSDLQGNIDVFVAGAGSGGTFQGCAAYLKEQHPALKTIVVEPEGSILNGGDPGPHRTEGIGLEFIPDYMESALFDEIYTVSDDDAFQMVKEAAEKEGVLIGSSSGAALYAALEEAKKAAPGTVIVTIFPDSSERYLSKGIYEGGK from the coding sequence ATGGCTGTCATAAAGGATATTACAGAATTAATTGGCCGCACACCGCTTTTAAAGCTGTCAGGGATTGGCATCCCAGATGGTGTAGAGGTGTATGCAAAGCTTGAAATGATGAATCCGGGTGGAAGTATTAAAGATCGTTTAGGTGATATGCTCATAAGAGAAGCATTGGCATCTGGCAAATTGCGTCCAGGCGGAACCATCATTGAAGCAACTGCTGGAAACACAGGAATTGGGCTTGCCCTCAGTGCAAGAAAGCATCAATTGCGGACCATTTTTTGCGTACCAGAACATTTTAGTCAAGAAAAACAACAGCTAATGAAGGCGCTCGGTGCAGAGATTATTCATACACCAAGAAAAGAGGGCATGAAAGGTGCGATTGATCGAGCCCTTGAACTAGAGGCAAGCCTTGACAATGCCTATTGCGTTTTACAATTTAAAAACCAAGTAAATCCATTGACTTACTATAAAACGCTTGGCCCAGAGTTATGGTCCGACCTACAAGGAAACATTGATGTATTCGTAGCAGGAGCGGGATCTGGAGGAACTTTTCAAGGGTGTGCTGCCTATTTAAAAGAGCAGCATCCGGCGTTAAAAACAATTGTTGTCGAACCTGAAGGATCGATTTTAAATGGAGGAGATCCGGGCCCGCATAGAACGGAAGGAATCGGCCTTGAATTTATCCCAGATTATATGGAATCTGCTTTATTCGATGAGATTTATACGGTCAGTGATGATGATGCTTTCCAAATGGTGAAAGAAGCTGCTGAAAAAGAAGGCGTTCTCATTGGAAGCTCTTCAGGTGCCGCATTATATGCCGCTTTAGAGGAAGCAAAGAAGGCAGCACCTGGGACAGTCATTGTCACCATTTTTCCTGACAGCAGTGAACGCTATTTAAGTAAAGGAATTTATGAGGGAGGAAAATAG
- the mtnN gene encoding 5'-methylthioadenosine/S-adenosylhomocysteine nucleosidase: protein MKIAVIGAMEEEVTILRDQLKNATQENIAGCEFTTGVYEDKEVILLKSGIGKVNAAVSTTLLLDRFQPDYVINTGSAGGFHHTLNVGDIVISTDVRHHDVDVTIFDYEYGQVPGLPAAFAADEKLVKLAEESALEIDHIQVAKGTIATGDSFMNDPDRVAFVREKFPELYAVEMEAAAVAQVCQLFGTPFVVVRALSDIAGKESNVSFDQFLEQAAIHSTDLVLRMIKQTQ from the coding sequence TTGAAAATCGCAGTCATAGGTGCAATGGAAGAAGAAGTGACAATATTAAGAGATCAACTAAAGAATGCTACACAAGAAAACATCGCTGGGTGTGAATTCACAACAGGTGTTTATGAAGATAAAGAAGTGATTTTATTAAAATCAGGGATTGGAAAAGTAAATGCAGCGGTCAGCACAACACTTCTGCTTGACCGCTTTCAGCCGGATTATGTGATCAATACAGGATCTGCTGGCGGTTTCCATCACACATTAAATGTAGGGGATATTGTCATTTCTACTGATGTTCGACATCATGATGTGGATGTGACAATCTTTGATTACGAATACGGACAAGTACCAGGGTTGCCAGCTGCTTTCGCTGCAGACGAAAAGCTTGTGAAGCTGGCAGAGGAATCGGCTTTAGAGATCGATCATATTCAAGTGGCAAAAGGAACAATTGCAACAGGAGATTCGTTTATGAATGATCCGGATCGTGTAGCGTTTGTGAGAGAGAAGTTTCCAGAACTATATGCGGTGGAAATGGAAGCCGCAGCTGTTGCACAAGTTTGCCAGCTCTTTGGAACGCCATTTGTTGTCGTTCGAGCGTTATCTGATATTGCAGGGAAAGAATCCAATGTCTCCTTTGATCAATTTCTTGAGCAAGCAGCGATTCACTCAACCGACCTTGTCTTGCGTATGATAAAGCAAACTCAATAA
- a CDS encoding class I SAM-dependent DNA methyltransferase, producing the protein MGREFLSLFDHWAESYDDTVSGHDEQYEEVFRRYPAILKEIVERSGQYVLEFGSGTGNLTVALLAADKNVFGVEPSDAMKKAALQKGVPDVFHDGDFLSFPALPFEPDTIVSSYAFHHLTDEEKKQAIHTYSNILHSDGKIVFADTMFQNQAAHQAEIDKAKAAGFDQLAEDLETEYYPSIDVLKQIFEEEGFSTSFHQMNDFVWIVEAKKRE; encoded by the coding sequence ATGGGACGTGAGTTTCTTTCTTTATTTGATCATTGGGCTGAGTCTTATGACGACACGGTAAGTGGTCATGACGAGCAGTATGAAGAAGTGTTTCGCCGGTATCCGGCCATTTTAAAAGAGATTGTAGAACGTTCAGGTCAATATGTCCTTGAGTTTGGAAGCGGCACGGGGAATCTAACAGTGGCACTGCTTGCAGCTGATAAGAACGTGTTTGGTGTTGAACCATCAGACGCCATGAAGAAAGCGGCTCTTCAAAAGGGAGTACCCGATGTGTTTCATGATGGGGATTTTTTATCATTTCCAGCACTGCCATTTGAGCCGGATACGATTGTCAGTTCATATGCTTTCCACCATTTAACGGACGAAGAAAAAAAACAAGCCATTCACACCTATAGCAACATCCTTCACTCAGATGGTAAAATAGTCTTTGCTGATACAATGTTTCAAAATCAAGCTGCACATCAAGCGGAAATCGACAAAGCGAAAGCCGCAGGATTCGATCAGCTTGCTGAGGATTTAGAAACGGAATATTATCCATCCATTGATGTGCTAAAACAAATCTTTGAAGAAGAAGGTTTTAGCACGTCCTTTCATCAAATGAATGATTTTGTTTGGATCGTAGAAGCGAAGAAAAGGGAATGA
- a CDS encoding YrzA family protein codes for MDFQLDFLKDKIEFFEASSLKELEQKIQKQIEHNQAILLTVHSVSHQTTVIDDRILYTAVVHFKANI; via the coding sequence ATGGATTTTCAGTTGGATTTTCTAAAGGATAAAATTGAATTCTTTGAAGCATCGTCTTTAAAAGAACTTGAACAAAAGATCCAAAAACAAATTGAACATAATCAGGCAATCTTGCTGACTGTTCATTCTGTCAGTCATCAAACGACTGTGATTGATGACCGGATTTTGTATACAGCGGTTGTTCATTTTAAGGCGAATATCTAA
- a CDS encoding YrrS family protein: MSRNSRFEHRDKRRKANMVLNILIGIVVVLILVVASSLLIFNKPKDTDVAKEPSKTAPATSENKQNSEEDVKDQKKDTSDDSDAKKEDSSDQDDDTKKTDDEEEPNKDALKDAKETDGGKTSDVDKTYESDDWEPVGTEQSGSHTATYDSNSKDWKEMIKAMSYASGISEDQMTVLWLGNNGGPQDAKGTIRDKSSGERYRVEITWVDEKGWKPVKVEKLK, encoded by the coding sequence TTGAGTAGAAATTCTCGATTTGAACATCGTGATAAGCGCAGAAAGGCGAATATGGTGCTTAACATATTAATTGGTATCGTTGTGGTGCTTATTTTGGTTGTCGCATCGAGTTTGTTAATTTTTAATAAACCGAAAGATACAGATGTAGCGAAAGAACCATCAAAAACGGCGCCTGCAACAAGTGAAAATAAACAAAACTCAGAAGAAGATGTGAAAGATCAAAAGAAAGACACATCCGATGATTCAGATGCAAAAAAAGAGGACTCATCTGATCAAGACGACGATACGAAGAAGACAGATGATGAAGAAGAGCCTAATAAAGATGCGTTAAAAGACGCCAAAGAAACAGACGGCGGCAAAACGAGTGACGTAGACAAAACATATGAAAGCGATGACTGGGAGCCTGTAGGAACAGAGCAATCCGGTTCACATACAGCAACCTATGATTCTAACTCAAAAGACTGGAAAGAAATGATCAAAGCCATGTCCTATGCGTCGGGGATTTCAGAAGATCAAATGACGGTTCTTTGGTTAGGAAATAACGGAGGTCCTCAAGATGCAAAGGGAACCATCCGTGACAAATCATCAGGTGAACGCTACCGCGTGGAAATCACATGGGTAGATGAAAAAGGCTGGAAACCTGTAAAGGTTGAAAAATTAAAATAA
- a CDS encoding peptidoglycan D,D-transpeptidase FtsI family protein, protein MRKKRRIQWTGAIIFMLLLGLLMRLAEIQLFFTESFSKLDINLIQESVKQRTEEVVISDGRGEFLDRNGEALLTKEQPAVILFPFLQYDLPHLKQTASILEMEEDELKKQLTETKKPLILKDDITKKKLKDINDMKYSGVYGVYMKEKDKKRLALHTLGFTSENPELLRKRYPDKKELSIRTEIGTFGLESTFDEFLLPEQDTKLLYHVDGRGNPLFGMDVKYTAEAHSFYPLQVQTTIDENMQAEMEKVLKEQGVEKGGAVLLDIESSSVLAMASTPNVTSKNRHEARNYMLTAMAPGSVFKTAVLAAAIEKNLDQPQTMYDCRKNLYGEPEGTQEVLNLSESFSQSCNYTFATLAGKLIQTDDQIIEKTAAKLGLIDRAGWEGDVYHKQHFKQFDREETGSVWGDKRDKHVKKAIAQTAIGQKNVKTTPLQIANMMASIARGGERKEVKIAEKVLYQNGTTMLTFQNKRPEGDSIDRYTAQKLQKYLRQVVTSDKGTGRRFQDLPFDVAGKSGTAQTGSKDKKGNPLYHKWFAGYFPVEKPKYALVVVHLDEASGRAKTNDAFYDIVKKVNEIEKKQT, encoded by the coding sequence ATGCGCAAAAAACGTAGAATTCAATGGACAGGTGCTATTATTTTTATGCTGCTGCTCGGTCTTCTCATGAGACTGGCAGAAATTCAACTGTTTTTCACAGAATCTTTTTCAAAGCTTGATATCAATTTAATACAAGAAAGTGTCAAACAGCGTACAGAAGAAGTGGTCATTTCAGATGGCCGCGGTGAATTTTTAGATCGAAACGGCGAAGCGCTTCTCACAAAAGAACAGCCCGCGGTTATCTTATTTCCTTTTCTGCAATATGATCTTCCTCATTTAAAACAAACCGCCTCTATTCTCGAGATGGAAGAAGATGAACTCAAAAAACAGCTGACAGAAACCAAAAAACCTCTGATTCTCAAAGATGACATCACGAAAAAAAAGCTGAAAGACATCAATGATATGAAATATTCAGGTGTTTACGGCGTATATATGAAAGAGAAGGACAAAAAAAGACTTGCCCTTCACACATTAGGCTTCACGAGTGAAAATCCAGAATTGCTCAGAAAGCGTTATCCTGACAAAAAAGAGCTTTCCATCCGTACAGAAATCGGTACTTTTGGGCTGGAAAGTACCTTTGACGAATTTCTATTACCCGAGCAAGACACAAAATTGTTATATCATGTGGACGGAAGGGGAAACCCTTTGTTTGGAATGGACGTCAAATATACAGCAGAGGCTCATTCATTTTATCCTCTTCAGGTTCAAACAACAATTGATGAAAACATGCAAGCTGAAATGGAGAAAGTTCTGAAAGAACAAGGCGTCGAAAAAGGCGGGGCCGTTCTGCTCGACATTGAAAGCAGCAGCGTGCTGGCGATGGCGAGTACGCCAAATGTCACAAGCAAAAACCGGCATGAGGCAAGAAATTATATGCTGACTGCCATGGCACCAGGCTCTGTCTTTAAAACCGCTGTACTTGCCGCAGCAATCGAAAAAAACCTCGACCAGCCACAAACGATGTATGACTGTCGAAAGAATTTATATGGAGAGCCAGAAGGAACGCAGGAAGTGCTGAATCTGTCTGAGAGCTTTTCGCAGAGCTGTAATTATACCTTTGCGACACTTGCTGGCAAGCTTATCCAAACAGATGATCAAATCATCGAAAAGACGGCTGCAAAGCTTGGACTCATTGATCGAGCTGGCTGGGAAGGGGATGTCTATCATAAGCAGCATTTCAAACAGTTTGATCGTGAAGAAACCGGCAGTGTGTGGGGAGATAAAAGAGACAAGCATGTCAAAAAAGCCATTGCCCAAACCGCAATAGGACAAAAAAATGTCAAAACGACTCCTTTGCAAATCGCCAATATGATGGCATCGATTGCGAGAGGCGGAGAACGAAAAGAAGTGAAAATCGCTGAAAAAGTGCTGTATCAAAACGGAACAACGATGCTAACCTTTCAAAACAAACGACCGGAAGGAGACAGTATTGACCGCTATACAGCTCAAAAGCTGCAAAAGTACTTAAGGCAGGTGGTGACGTCTGACAAAGGAACAGGAAGAAGGTTTCAAGATCTTCCATTTGATGTAGCGGGGAAATCAGGCACTGCCCAAACCGGCAGTAAAGATAAAAAGGGGAATCCGCTTTATCATAAGTGGTTTGCTGGGTACTTTCCGGTGGAAAAACCAAAATATGCTCTTGTCGTTGTTCACCTTGATGAGGCAAGTGGCCGGGCTAAGACAAATGATGCGTTTTATGATATTGTAAAAAAGGTCAATGAAATTGAAAAGAAACAGACATAG
- the greA gene encoding transcription elongation factor GreA produces MAQEKVFPMTEEGKRKLEEELEYLKTVKRKEVVERIKIARSFGDLSENSEYDSAKEEQAFVEGRITTLDNMIRNAKIIEDEGNSNIVSLGKTVTFVELPDGEEESYTIVGSAEADPFEGKISNDSPIAKSLLGKQVDDKVTVQTPGGEMFVQIVKIS; encoded by the coding sequence ATGGCACAAGAGAAAGTATTTCCAATGACAGAAGAAGGAAAACGTAAATTAGAAGAAGAGCTTGAATATTTGAAAACGGTTAAACGTAAAGAGGTTGTAGAGCGTATTAAAATTGCTAGAAGCTTTGGAGACCTCTCTGAGAACTCGGAATATGATTCTGCTAAAGAAGAGCAAGCGTTTGTAGAAGGCCGTATCACAACGCTTGATAATATGATTCGCAATGCCAAAATTATCGAAGATGAAGGAAACTCAAATATTGTCTCACTTGGTAAAACAGTCACATTCGTTGAATTACCAGACGGAGAAGAAGAGTCTTACACAATCGTTGGAAGTGCAGAAGCTGATCCGTTCGAAGGAAAAATTTCAAACGATTCACCAATCGCAAAAAGTCTGTTAGGCAAACAAGTAGACGACAAAGTAACCGTTCAAACACCTGGCGGAGAAATGTTCGTCCAAATTGTAAAAATTTCATAA
- the udk gene encoding uridine kinase translates to MRSKPVVIGIAGGSGSGKTSVTNSIYEKFKGHSILMLQQDLYYKNQSHMPFEERLLTNYDHPLAFDNDLMFEHLEQLLRYESIEKPIYDFKLNTRSEETVHVEPKDVIIVEGIFALEDERLRDLIDIKLYVDTDADLRIIRRILRDTKERGRSIDSVIEQYVSVVRPMHNQFIEPTKRYADIIIPEGGQNHVAIDLMVTKIQTILQNRAE, encoded by the coding sequence ATGAGGAGTAAACCAGTTGTCATTGGAATTGCTGGCGGCTCGGGTTCAGGTAAAACGAGCGTCACCAATTCGATCTATGAAAAATTTAAAGGACATTCCATCCTCATGCTTCAGCAAGATTTATATTACAAAAATCAAAGTCATATGCCATTTGAAGAGCGCTTGCTTACGAATTATGATCATCCGCTTGCATTCGACAATGACCTGATGTTTGAGCATTTGGAACAGCTCCTAAGGTACGAATCCATTGAAAAACCAATATATGATTTCAAGCTAAACACACGTTCAGAAGAGACTGTCCATGTTGAACCAAAGGATGTCATCATCGTTGAAGGCATCTTTGCACTAGAAGATGAACGTCTAAGAGACTTAATAGATATTAAACTGTATGTCGATACAGATGCAGACCTTCGCATCATTCGCCGCATTTTACGCGATACAAAAGAAAGAGGCCGTTCAATCGATTCTGTGATTGAACAGTATGTATCTGTTGTCAGACCAATGCATAATCAATTCATTGAACCGACAAAGCGATACGCCGATATCATCATCCCAGAAGGCGGCCAAAACCATGTCGCGATTGACTTAATGGTGACAAAAATTCAAACGATTCTTCAAAACCGAGCAGAGTAA